From a single Bacteroidota bacterium genomic region:
- a CDS encoding DUF2779 domain-containing protein, whose protein sequence is MPSSRYLTKSRFVMAMECPSKLFYSGKKEYLNQSNDDPFLDSLAEGGFQVGALAREYFPDGILIETMNYDTALRKTAELLQRDKVTIFEAAIKYQNLFVRVDILVKDGNHFELTEVKAKSIDATDLDQFTNRKGEIASDWKSVIYDVAFQ, encoded by the coding sequence ATGCCATCATCCAGATACCTGACCAAATCCCGCTTCGTCATGGCAATGGAATGCCCGAGCAAGCTGTTTTATAGCGGCAAAAAAGAGTATCTCAATCAAAGCAATGACGACCCGTTTCTGGATTCACTCGCAGAAGGAGGTTTTCAGGTTGGCGCTCTGGCCCGGGAATACTTTCCTGACGGGATATTGATAGAAACTATGAACTACGATACTGCACTACGAAAAACCGCCGAGCTTCTACAAAGAGATAAGGTAACCATTTTCGAAGCGGCTATAAAGTACCAGAATCTCTTCGTACGGGTTGATATTCTGGTTAAAGATGGAAATCATTTTGAATTGACTGAGGTGAAAGCCAAATCGATTGACGCTACAGATCTCGACCAATTCACGAATAGAAAAGGAGAGATAGCCTCCGATTGGAAATCCGTCATCTACGATGTAGCATTTCAG